Below is a window of Candidatus Nitrosotenuis uzonensis DNA.
TATGCCGAGTTCTTGGTCAAAATAAGCAAAATCTGCCAGCCTGTAGTGATTGCAGGTGGAGGAAAGATAGCGCGTCATTACATCTCACATGCAAGGTCTTCCGGAGCTGACGAGTCAACCCTGGATGAGCTTGGAATCGAAGTATCAAGGCTTAATGCAAAACTTTTGATATATGCACTAAAAAACAAGGCATACCCACACCCGCCAACCACTCTGCCAGAAGTACGACACGCAGTAGACAGCGGCCTTATAGTAGTCTGCGGAGGATTGCATCCGGGGCAGAGCACGAATGGAACTGCCGCTCTCATCGCAGAAAAAATAGGCGCAGTGGAATTCCTGAACGCGACAGACGTTGATGGAATATATGATTCTGACCCGAACAAAAATCCCAAGGCAAAAAAATTCAAGCGAATCGAGCTAAGAAACCTGCGGAACCTACTTGTACACGAAGATTCCGTTGCAGGCGGCTATGATCTGATGGATATTGTTGCCCTAAAGGTAATCGAGCGTTCCAGAATAAAGACGCGCGTTATCAAGGCAGATATACCAATAATTGAAAAGGCAATCAAAGGCCAAGCAGTAGGCACCGAAATAATCCTCTAATCTGGCTTGTTCTGTACTGTAGGATACTGCTCCGTCCATATCTCTACATGATCGCCAGCATACTCTTCGATTCCAGAGTCACGCGCTTTTTTGAATATGTTCATTGCAGCTTCCCTCTCAAGAGGCTTTGATTGGGCCTTCGTGTACCCGTCTCCGTCAACTAGAATTGTGACATACCCATCAACTGTCTTGATCACGGCAACAAAATCCTCTTCTCCAACAGGAACGAACTGTCCATCTTTTTTCTTTGTAGTCAAAGTTAGCATCGCAAAACCACACAGA
It encodes the following:
- the pyrH gene encoding UMP kinase yields the protein MKKRIVIKLSGKIFGMENNEKLLKNYAEFLVKISKICQPVVIAGGGKIARHYISHARSSGADESTLDELGIEVSRLNAKLLIYALKNKAYPHPPTTLPEVRHAVDSGLIVVCGGLHPGQSTNGTAALIAEKIGAVEFLNATDVDGIYDSDPNKNPKAKKFKRIELRNLRNLLVHEDSVAGGYDLMDIVALKVIERSRIKTRVIKADIPIIEKAIKGQAVGTEIIL